Proteins encoded within one genomic window of Chthonomonas sp.:
- a CDS encoding orotate phosphoribosyltransferase, with amino-acid sequence MDLGELLEASGAILRGHFILTSGRHSDVYFEKFRVLEQPKVLSTLCAEIAQHFQHSKIDLVAGPTTGGIIIAFEVARQMGLPALYVESEGGKKTLRRGASIPRDARVLVVDDVLTTGTSVREVTSLGREHSAQIAGVGVLIDRSAEPLDFGAPLFASYRVEAQTFAPDNIPAWLAKTPPQKPGTRPILT; translated from the coding sequence ATGGATCTGGGCGAGCTGCTCGAAGCCAGTGGAGCGATTCTCCGGGGGCACTTCATCCTCACGAGTGGGCGGCACAGCGACGTCTACTTCGAGAAATTTCGTGTGCTTGAGCAACCGAAAGTCTTGAGCACCCTTTGCGCCGAGATTGCCCAGCATTTCCAACACTCCAAGATTGACCTCGTGGCCGGTCCCACGACGGGCGGCATTATCATCGCGTTTGAAGTCGCCCGCCAGATGGGACTACCAGCACTGTACGTCGAGAGCGAAGGCGGAAAGAAGACACTGCGTCGCGGCGCAAGCATTCCGCGGGATGCGCGCGTTTTGGTCGTGGATGACGTTCTAACCACTGGGACTTCCGTCCGCGAAGTGACCAGTTTGGGCCGCGAGCACTCGGCTCAGATTGCGGGTGTCGGGGTGCTCATCGATCGTTCAGCCGAACCGCTCGACTTCGGCGCGCCGTTGTTTGCCTCCTACCGAGTGGAGGCTCAGACGTTCGCTCCGGACAACATTCCCGCATGGCTTGCGAAAACACCACCTCAAAAGCCTGGTACACGACCTATACTAACTTAA
- a CDS encoding peptidylprolyl isomerase has product MVRRLPVLILVTALAAGLSAQRTQDAPPETRITMQIAGRGNVVIRLYTDEAPKTTAHISKLVRDGFYDGQKIFKAVKKPRPFLVQFGDPQTKTRPIDDPAMGTGGTGTKIPYEASGLRHVRGAVGLSRLPEDKDSGDCQFYIMLGAYSFLDDNYTVFGQVVEGLDLLDSLEPGDVVTKVTYVKK; this is encoded by the coding sequence ATGGTTCGACGACTCCCCGTTTTGATATTGGTCACGGCACTCGCCGCTGGGTTATCTGCCCAACGGACGCAAGATGCCCCACCAGAAACCCGGATCACCATGCAGATCGCGGGGCGCGGTAACGTCGTCATCCGCCTATACACGGACGAAGCGCCGAAAACCACAGCCCACATCTCCAAGCTCGTGCGCGACGGCTTCTACGACGGGCAGAAGATTTTCAAAGCGGTCAAGAAGCCGAGGCCATTCCTCGTCCAGTTCGGCGATCCGCAAACGAAGACTCGGCCGATCGACGACCCGGCGATGGGCACCGGTGGCACGGGTACCAAGATCCCTTACGAGGCGAGCGGCCTGCGCCATGTGCGCGGCGCGGTAGGACTCTCGCGGTTGCCCGAAGACAAAGATTCCGGCGATTGCCAGTTCTACATCATGCTCGGGGCGTACTCGTTCCTGGATGACAACTACACCGTCTTCGGCCAAGTGGTCGAGGGGCTGGATTTGCTGGACTCGCTTGAGCCCGGCGATGTCGTGACCAAAGTCACCTACGTGAAGAAGTAA
- a CDS encoding DUF4339 domain-containing protein has translation MSSVEWFYIGHFGRLGPLTEDQVVELVRDGVIEKKTYVWRAGMPDWSHADTVLELIPTFREIHSLTPPPEPVATPSPSFGGYSSPPISPYGSYQQPMAYAPLQTYAHGPINFASLPRSDKNRLIAGIVQLIIPGSGRMYLGYWAQGFVQLLTAPICGVGFIWSVVDGIAMLCGSTKVDGYGRALND, from the coding sequence GTGAGTTCCGTTGAGTGGTTCTATATCGGTCACTTTGGACGCTTGGGACCTCTAACCGAGGACCAAGTAGTCGAACTGGTGCGTGACGGTGTCATCGAGAAGAAGACTTACGTTTGGCGAGCGGGCATGCCGGACTGGTCTCACGCGGACACGGTGCTTGAACTGATCCCCACGTTCCGTGAGATTCACTCGCTCACGCCGCCGCCTGAGCCCGTTGCGACCCCCAGCCCTTCGTTCGGCGGGTATTCGTCTCCACCCATTTCCCCGTATGGCTCTTACCAGCAACCGATGGCGTACGCACCGCTGCAGACCTACGCCCATGGGCCGATCAATTTCGCCTCGCTACCTCGAAGCGACAAGAATCGCCTGATCGCTGGGATTGTTCAACTTATCATCCCTGGAAGCGGGCGAATGTATTTGGGCTACTGGGCCCAAGGGTTTGTGCAGCTGCTCACGGCTCCGATCTGCGGCGTTGGGTTCATCTGGTCGGTCGTCGATGGCATCGCGATGCTTTGCGGCAGTACGAAGGTTGACGGCTACGGCCGGGCGTTGAACGATTAG
- a CDS encoding glutamate--tRNA ligase, whose amino-acid sequence MSVRVRYAPSPTGSPHVGNIRDALFKHLFARHHGGVNILRIEDTDRTRFVPGCEDEIVESLNWLGIQFQEGITAGGDCGPYRQSERKELGIYEKWVQVLLERGHAYKAFDTPEELTEMREFQQVNKQPIGYFGGTWRDASAAQVEAAEAAGRPFVIRQRIPRSQTIVIQDFIRGRVEWDSDTVDDPVLIKADGMPTYHFAAMVDDHLMSITHIMRGEEWISSAPKHAMLFDQFEWERPVFVHCPVIKGKDGSKLSKRHGDTRVLDYRSAGYMPAALANFVALIGWSPKGDREILTMDELIEAFDLDGLQPSPGVFDLDKLRWMNGNAIRSADTGALVSQTVGFAQAPDTAEYWSREAHADGTLAALELLTETASRDPGLVREAIRLEQERVVTLADFGPACAFFFQDEPPMDDKAVEKWFGEAHVPVLIDFLIARFEGKSSVTTEECEVAIREFCTAHGFEKIGPAVHPTRVALTGKTAGPGLWDLMATLGPDRMVQRLRRAKGLVRA is encoded by the coding sequence ATGTCCGTTCGAGTTCGCTACGCCCCTTCCCCAACTGGCAGCCCCCACGTTGGCAACATCCGCGACGCGCTGTTCAAACACTTGTTTGCGCGCCACCACGGCGGGGTGAACATCCTGCGTATCGAGGACACCGACCGAACCCGATTTGTACCCGGTTGCGAAGACGAGATCGTGGAGAGTCTCAACTGGCTTGGCATTCAGTTTCAAGAGGGGATCACTGCGGGCGGCGATTGCGGGCCGTACCGCCAGAGCGAACGCAAGGAGTTGGGCATCTACGAGAAGTGGGTGCAGGTGCTGCTTGAGCGTGGCCATGCTTACAAGGCGTTCGATACCCCCGAAGAGTTGACCGAGATGCGCGAGTTCCAGCAGGTGAACAAGCAGCCCATCGGCTACTTTGGAGGAACCTGGAGGGACGCATCTGCGGCCCAGGTCGAAGCTGCCGAAGCGGCGGGCCGACCGTTCGTGATCCGACAGCGCATCCCACGCAGTCAGACCATCGTCATCCAGGATTTCATCCGCGGTCGGGTTGAGTGGGACAGCGATACGGTCGATGATCCCGTCTTGATCAAGGCCGACGGCATGCCAACGTATCACTTTGCAGCGATGGTGGATGACCACCTCATGAGCATCACCCACATCATGCGCGGCGAGGAATGGATCTCCAGCGCGCCCAAGCATGCGATGCTGTTTGATCAGTTCGAGTGGGAGCGCCCGGTATTCGTCCACTGCCCGGTGATCAAGGGGAAGGACGGCTCGAAGCTGAGCAAGCGCCATGGCGATACTCGCGTCCTCGACTACCGGTCTGCCGGTTACATGCCCGCCGCGCTGGCAAACTTCGTCGCACTGATCGGGTGGTCGCCCAAGGGTGATCGCGAAATCCTGACGATGGACGAACTGATCGAGGCTTTCGATCTGGACGGATTGCAGCCGTCGCCGGGCGTCTTTGATCTGGACAAGCTGCGATGGATGAACGGAAACGCCATCCGGTCGGCAGACACGGGAGCACTCGTAAGCCAAACTGTCGGGTTTGCCCAGGCCCCGGACACCGCGGAGTACTGGTCCCGCGAGGCGCATGCGGACGGGACGCTGGCCGCGCTTGAGTTGCTCACCGAAACCGCCAGTCGCGATCCGGGTCTGGTGCGCGAGGCGATCCGGTTGGAGCAGGAGCGGGTTGTGACGCTCGCCGACTTTGGGCCTGCTTGCGCCTTCTTCTTCCAAGACGAACCACCCATGGACGATAAGGCCGTTGAGAAGTGGTTTGGCGAGGCGCACGTGCCAGTGCTGATCGACTTCTTGATTGCCCGCTTCGAAGGCAAATCCAGCGTGACGACCGAAGAGTGCGAAGTCGCCATCCGAGAGTTCTGTACGGCGCACGGGTTTGAGAAGATCGGCCCGGCGGTACACCCGACGCGGGTCGCGCTGACGGGCAAGACCGCAGGCCCCGGTCTGTGGGACCTGATGGCGACGCTCGGCCCAGACCGAATGGTACAGCGATTGCGTCGCGCTAAGGGCCTCGTTCGCGCATGA
- the hisD gene encoding histidinol dehydrogenase codes for MTVRVLQSGDPEIDRLLSARGVTRDSALRDAVARIIDDVAARGDQAVLESGQRFDSPDLKSLWVPAEEVSAARIEPDAESALSLAADRIRDYHRAQLHAIQSGWEVTPHGAAEWRTQQLHGGTIGQRMRPLQSVGIYVPGGLAQYPSSVLMNAIPADVAGVERIVLVSPARSRGDTGTALLVAGRLAGGFPFYRAGGAAAVAALALGTEILPRVDKVVGPGNKWVNEAKRQLWGQVGLDGYAGPSEVCVVVDSGANLRFAVADLLTQIEHAEDNQGFAVLIGSDLERPFLSELDRQLGDAPRAEVMRSALLAGGAILVTDSVGEAQRWVNQIAPEHLTLAVADPERFAHEIYNAGCIMMGEWTPESGGDYVVGPSHTLPTATAARFGSPLSVADFLKVQSLSHLTADDLRPLIPAIETISELEGLPGHGRGATIRRS; via the coding sequence ATGACCGTTCGGGTGCTGCAGAGCGGTGATCCCGAAATCGACCGGCTTCTTTCCGCTCGCGGTGTCACACGGGATTCCGCCCTGCGCGACGCGGTGGCTAGGATCATTGACGATGTAGCAGCGCGCGGCGACCAAGCCGTTCTGGAGTCGGGACAGCGATTCGACTCACCGGATCTCAAGAGTTTATGGGTTCCGGCGGAGGAAGTCTCCGCCGCGCGGATCGAGCCAGACGCCGAGTCCGCGCTCAGCCTGGCCGCGGACCGGATTCGCGACTACCACCGAGCGCAGTTGCATGCGATCCAGTCCGGTTGGGAGGTGACCCCCCACGGAGCCGCCGAATGGCGTACCCAGCAGCTTCATGGCGGAACGATTGGCCAGCGGATGCGCCCGTTACAATCGGTCGGAATCTACGTCCCCGGCGGGCTCGCCCAGTACCCCAGCAGCGTGCTCATGAACGCCATTCCTGCCGATGTCGCCGGGGTGGAACGGATTGTCCTCGTCAGCCCGGCTCGATCAAGAGGCGACACCGGCACAGCCTTGCTTGTGGCCGGCCGCCTCGCAGGCGGATTTCCGTTTTATCGCGCGGGCGGGGCGGCGGCCGTGGCTGCGCTGGCGCTCGGCACCGAGATTCTGCCGCGCGTGGACAAGGTCGTCGGCCCGGGCAACAAATGGGTCAACGAAGCCAAGCGCCAGCTTTGGGGTCAGGTCGGGTTAGACGGTTACGCGGGTCCGAGTGAAGTGTGCGTCGTCGTCGATTCCGGTGCCAATCTACGCTTCGCGGTGGCGGATCTTCTCACTCAAATCGAACACGCCGAAGACAACCAGGGATTTGCCGTGCTTATCGGCAGCGATCTCGAACGCCCGTTCCTGTCAGAGCTTGACCGTCAGCTTGGGGACGCCCCGCGCGCTGAGGTCATGCGAAGCGCGCTCCTGGCAGGAGGCGCGATCCTGGTGACCGATTCCGTGGGGGAAGCCCAGAGGTGGGTAAACCAAATCGCCCCGGAACACCTAACGCTTGCCGTTGCCGATCCAGAGCGATTCGCTCACGAAATCTACAACGCGGGTTGCATCATGATGGGTGAGTGGACTCCGGAGTCCGGGGGCGACTACGTGGTCGGGCCGTCGCATACGCTGCCAACCGCCACTGCGGCCAGGTTTGGCAGTCCGCTGAGCGTCGCCGACTTCCTGAAGGTGCAATCGCTCTCCCACTTGACCGCGGACGATCTGCGCCCGCTCATTCCGGCGATCGAAACCATTAGCGAGCTTGAGGGGCTCCCCGGGCACGGAAGGGGCGCGACGATCCGTCGGTCTTAG
- a CDS encoding UvrD-helicase domain-containing protein, which translates to MIELSEEQSAAVNHAPARFSVIAAAGAGKTRVLVARFVNAVLLGRARADEILTITFTRKAAREMRARIVEQLRSAGRFEDAQLAETGPIQTVHGFLHRVLRENALDARMDPEVEIASGAESRTMRELALARVLTAPELLSPAANALISELAGERVYNSTDPHGKLGALVHEAVDALRISGRPLREFERIYADALSLQEAWTDVFLASFEPPARAIFEETTGSVSERLLAVKASSKNVAWMKSTTIETEERFYTTLCAFMEIAIETWRQYGAEMERAQRFDQTELEWRGVRLITDVPRVRQRLRDRYKLLLVDEAQDLNPIQMSLIQALQIEDEMLVGDAQQSIYGFRYADPQLFLDRVESLPSVRLARNHRTKEPGILRFIDDYFGKRWKSHYVPMSPTEDLEDPFGAPVAQEFTGVELWKADLGRDEAIVSGIQRTLGDGIPGNAIAVLCRTAKECSSIQGALERVGIASRVLTETEKFYTRMVVRDIANGLAALSDPNDGLALLSMLHSPFVDLSLDSVVQIASHENTREAMLTLDLEDADDAAKLQSFRRWLEPLSGYADRLPAWEVLSLLFAETEYLQRLARGVRARQDVANARRVLALAAASPHWGPREFGEHIRAVQLIGHRAGEPTWIDPAEDEVTLMTMHAAKGLEFPVVVVVADTMGRNKADKSRFDSRTGLAYVPLEPGARPFAKQWLDHLSMSAELAERDRLYYVAMTRAVERLILVASSTSEASTASRHLYQATRLAGGRAPGIVEFGGDNPDDR; encoded by the coding sequence ATGATCGAGCTGTCTGAAGAGCAGTCGGCGGCGGTCAATCACGCGCCGGCCCGGTTTTCGGTGATTGCGGCAGCCGGAGCAGGAAAGACTCGGGTGCTGGTGGCACGGTTCGTCAATGCGGTCCTGCTTGGGCGAGCCCGAGCCGACGAGATTCTCACGATCACCTTCACGCGTAAGGCCGCACGGGAGATGCGGGCACGCATCGTGGAGCAGCTCCGTAGCGCGGGCCGGTTTGAAGATGCCCAGCTTGCGGAGACGGGGCCGATCCAGACCGTTCACGGCTTCTTACACCGAGTCCTCCGCGAAAACGCGCTCGATGCTCGGATGGACCCGGAGGTCGAGATCGCCAGCGGCGCGGAATCGCGGACCATGCGGGAACTCGCGCTCGCTCGTGTCTTGACTGCGCCGGAACTCCTGAGCCCCGCAGCGAACGCGCTCATCTCGGAGCTCGCAGGTGAGCGGGTCTACAACTCGACGGATCCCCACGGCAAGCTTGGCGCGTTGGTCCATGAGGCGGTGGATGCACTGCGTATCAGCGGTCGGCCTCTCCGGGAGTTTGAGCGGATCTATGCGGACGCCTTGAGCCTGCAAGAAGCCTGGACAGATGTATTCCTGGCGAGCTTCGAGCCCCCCGCCCGAGCGATTTTCGAGGAGACGACAGGATCGGTGAGCGAGCGCTTGCTGGCGGTCAAAGCCAGCAGTAAAAACGTCGCGTGGATGAAATCGACGACCATCGAGACTGAGGAGCGCTTCTACACGACTCTGTGCGCGTTCATGGAGATCGCCATCGAGACGTGGCGGCAGTACGGCGCGGAGATGGAACGCGCCCAGAGATTCGACCAAACCGAACTGGAGTGGCGCGGGGTGCGGCTTATTACGGACGTCCCGCGTGTGCGTCAGCGTCTACGGGACCGGTACAAGCTGCTGCTAGTGGACGAGGCGCAGGACCTCAACCCGATACAGATGTCCCTGATTCAAGCGCTTCAGATCGAAGACGAGATGCTTGTCGGGGATGCGCAGCAGTCGATCTATGGGTTTCGTTACGCCGACCCGCAACTGTTCTTGGATCGCGTCGAGTCGCTACCCAGCGTAAGGCTTGCAAGGAATCATCGCACGAAGGAGCCGGGGATCTTGCGGTTTATCGACGACTACTTTGGCAAGCGTTGGAAGTCGCATTACGTGCCGATGTCTCCTACCGAAGATCTCGAGGACCCGTTTGGCGCGCCGGTCGCGCAGGAGTTCACGGGCGTCGAACTTTGGAAAGCCGACCTTGGCCGCGATGAAGCTATCGTCAGTGGCATCCAGCGGACGCTCGGGGACGGGATACCGGGTAACGCAATCGCAGTGCTGTGCCGAACCGCCAAGGAATGCTCAAGCATCCAGGGTGCGCTCGAGCGCGTCGGCATCGCCAGCCGGGTACTGACCGAAACCGAGAAGTTCTACACCCGGATGGTGGTGCGAGACATCGCGAATGGTCTTGCCGCCTTAAGCGACCCGAACGACGGCCTGGCGTTGCTCTCCATGCTCCACAGTCCATTCGTGGATCTTTCCCTTGATTCGGTGGTCCAGATCGCGAGCCACGAGAATACGCGCGAGGCCATGCTGACATTGGATTTGGAAGATGCCGACGACGCAGCCAAGTTGCAGAGTTTCCGCAGGTGGCTGGAGCCGCTGTCCGGGTACGCCGACCGTCTTCCTGCCTGGGAAGTGCTGAGCCTGCTGTTCGCCGAGACGGAGTACTTGCAACGGCTGGCGCGGGGGGTGCGTGCGCGGCAAGACGTCGCCAACGCGCGCCGGGTGTTAGCGCTTGCTGCCGCGTCGCCGCATTGGGGTCCGCGGGAGTTCGGGGAACATATCCGAGCGGTCCAGCTCATTGGCCACCGAGCGGGCGAGCCAACTTGGATCGATCCGGCCGAGGATGAAGTGACGCTGATGACAATGCACGCTGCCAAAGGGCTCGAGTTTCCGGTGGTGGTGGTGGTGGCCGATACAATGGGTCGGAACAAGGCCGACAAGTCCAGGTTTGACAGCAGAACCGGGCTAGCCTATGTGCCGCTGGAACCTGGAGCGAGGCCGTTCGCCAAGCAGTGGCTGGATCACTTGTCGATGAGTGCGGAGTTGGCGGAGCGTGACCGTCTGTACTACGTCGCGATGACCCGGGCGGTGGAACGGCTCATCCTCGTCGCGTCGTCCACTTCGGAGGCCTCGACCGCATCGAGGCACCTGTACCAAGCGACGCGACTCGCGGGTGGTCGTGCCCCAGGGATCGTGGAGTTTGGCGGTGACAACCCCGACGACCGCTGA